Proteins encoded in a region of the Streptomyces violaceoruber genome:
- a CDS encoding DUF3152 domain-containing protein, translating to MGRTWLACLVAGGVLLSCGSAYGYWRHSKTVRAVARCLGTPAAASHAEHGDRRAVSVPVIGPGTFATAAAEGRVVGTGARLRRYQVQVEDGSGVVADAAAREIAGILGDPRGWGSDGVDSFRLVASGPRDFVVKIATPHTVDCLCGAAGLDTHGEVNCSVGRTVVVNLRRWLLGSPEFDGPIEEYRALIINHEVGHRIGHGHETCPGAGRPAPVMMQQIKGLKGCAANAWPFDADGRYLGGPHVS from the coding sequence ATGGGGCGAACGTGGCTCGCCTGTCTGGTGGCCGGGGGCGTGCTGCTGAGCTGTGGGAGCGCGTACGGGTACTGGCGGCACAGCAAGACTGTGCGAGCCGTTGCCCGTTGCTTGGGGACCCCCGCCGCAGCATCGCACGCCGAGCACGGAGACCGGAGGGCGGTCTCCGTGCCGGTAATCGGTCCCGGCACGTTCGCCACCGCGGCCGCTGAAGGCCGGGTGGTCGGTACGGGAGCGCGGCTGCGGCGGTACCAGGTGCAGGTCGAGGACGGCAGCGGCGTCGTGGCGGATGCTGCGGCGCGGGAGATCGCCGGGATCCTGGGGGATCCGCGCGGCTGGGGCAGCGACGGCGTGGACTCGTTCCGGCTCGTGGCCTCGGGGCCGCGCGACTTCGTCGTCAAAATCGCCACGCCGCACACGGTGGACTGTCTGTGCGGCGCGGCCGGCCTGGACACGCATGGTGAGGTCAATTGCAGTGTCGGCCGTACCGTGGTGGTGAATCTGCGGCGCTGGCTGCTCGGGTCGCCGGAGTTCGACGGGCCGATCGAGGAGTACCGGGCGCTCATCATCAACCACGAGGTCGGGCACCGCATCGGGCACGGCCACGAGACCTGCCCCGGTGCTGGCCGGCCCGCACCGGTGATGATGCAGCAGATCAAGGGGCTGAAGGGATGCGCCGCGAACGCCTGGCCGTTCGACGCCGACGGGCGCTACCTCGGCGGCCCGCACGTCTCGTGA
- a CDS encoding TerD family protein — MSSNAKGLKKVDVRLKWDPSPWDRPPHHLDIIATTYATDAPHGRPVYVVQFDKRSPDGTINMSRHSRTGQGFGFVEEMTFELDRLSPSFARVVVGVAIHQDDGHKTFGDVSSTGVVVAEGYEELLTDDFQRVAGATAATVAEFTRNASGAWEFREAVRGFDSDPVLFTAEMGSAPPL, encoded by the coding sequence GTGAGCAGCAACGCCAAGGGGCTGAAGAAGGTCGATGTGCGGCTCAAGTGGGACCCGAGCCCCTGGGACCGGCCGCCTCACCACCTCGACATCATCGCCACGACCTACGCGACGGACGCACCGCACGGGCGGCCGGTGTACGTCGTCCAGTTCGACAAGCGATCACCGGACGGGACCATCAACATGAGCCGGCACAGCCGGACCGGTCAGGGCTTCGGCTTCGTCGAGGAGATGACGTTCGAACTCGACCGTCTGTCACCCTCCTTCGCACGCGTGGTCGTTGGAGTTGCGATTCATCAGGACGACGGACACAAAACCTTCGGCGATGTCTCGAGCACTGGGGTGGTCGTCGCGGAGGGATACGAGGAACTTCTGACGGACGACTTCCAGCGGGTCGCCGGGGCCACTGCCGCCACGGTGGCGGAGTTCACCCGGAACGCCTCGGGGGCCTGGGAGTTCCGGGAAGCGGTGCGAGGATTCGACAGTGACCCCGTCCTCTTCACCGCAGAAATGGGCAGCGCACCGCCGCTCTGA
- a CDS encoding DUF4396 domain-containing protein codes for MERHVQPADWIEVVGWFSLAVAFASALVILADIVLGGHRQKMWIMNVVYPVTALYWGPVALWFYFTRGRRTSKPLVEEQGMPDSDKLPQWDVQSKAISHCGAGCTLGDIGAEWLVYAASLTLAGKALYADFALDFAFAWILGILFQYFTIVPMRNIGRLKGVWAAVKADTLSIIAFQVGLFLGMWLYQEVIFSPGLPKTSAAYWMLMQVSMVLGFFTAWPVNAWLVRTGWKEKM; via the coding sequence ATGGAGCGGCACGTGCAGCCGGCGGACTGGATCGAGGTCGTGGGCTGGTTCAGTCTCGCCGTGGCCTTCGCCAGTGCCCTCGTCATTCTGGCCGACATCGTTCTCGGCGGCCACCGCCAGAAGATGTGGATCATGAATGTGGTGTATCCGGTCACCGCCCTGTACTGGGGGCCGGTCGCCCTGTGGTTCTACTTCACGCGCGGTCGGCGCACCTCGAAGCCGCTGGTCGAAGAGCAGGGCATGCCCGACTCCGACAAGCTACCGCAGTGGGACGTGCAGTCGAAGGCCATCAGCCACTGCGGGGCCGGGTGCACCCTGGGAGACATCGGTGCCGAGTGGCTCGTCTACGCGGCCTCACTCACGCTCGCAGGCAAGGCCCTCTACGCCGACTTCGCCCTGGACTTCGCCTTCGCCTGGATCCTGGGCATCCTCTTCCAGTACTTCACCATCGTCCCCATGCGCAACATCGGTCGGCTCAAGGGCGTCTGGGCAGCCGTGAAGGCCGACACCTTGTCCATCATCGCGTTTCAGGTCGGCCTCTTCCTCGGCATGTGGCTCTACCAGGAGGTCATCTTCTCGCCCGGCCTGCCGAAGACGAGTGCCGCCTACTGGATGCTGATGCAGGTGTCCATGGTCCTCGGCTTCTTCACCGCCTGGCCGGTCAACGCATGGCTGGTGCGGACCGGCTGGAAGGAGAAGATGTAA
- a CDS encoding MarR family winged helix-turn-helix transcriptional regulator — MVERESREGAMEDVDAVTREVLTASRLLVAVSARSLSAVEERVTLPQFRMLVVLSARGATKLVALADLLHVAPSTAMRMVDRLIAAGLADRQVNPDNRRETLLRLTAEGRRTVEEVTARRRTEIAVIVERLSPEKRRVLIDALAAFNEAGAEPSAPAADTEPSPLGWE, encoded by the coding sequence ATGGTTGAGCGCGAGTCCCGCGAGGGGGCCATGGAGGACGTCGATGCCGTCACGCGGGAGGTGCTGACCGCGTCCCGGCTGCTGGTGGCGGTCTCCGCCAGGTCCCTGTCCGCCGTCGAGGAGCGGGTCACGCTGCCGCAGTTTCGAATGCTGGTCGTCCTCTCCGCCCGGGGCGCCACCAAACTCGTCGCTCTCGCCGACCTTCTCCACGTCGCCCCCTCGACGGCCATGCGCATGGTGGACCGGCTCATCGCCGCCGGGCTGGCGGACCGGCAGGTCAATCCCGACAACCGGCGGGAGACCCTGCTGCGGCTCACGGCGGAGGGACGCCGCACGGTCGAGGAGGTCACCGCCCGGCGGCGCACGGAGATCGCCGTCATCGTCGAACGTCTGAGCCCAGAGAAGCGGCGGGTGCTGATCGACGCCCTGGCCGCCTTCAACGAGGCGGGCGCGGAGCCCTCCGCCCCGGCTGCCGACACCGAGCCGTCCCCTCTCGGCTGGGAATGA
- a CDS encoding nitroreductase family deazaflavin-dependent oxidoreductase — protein sequence MTPDEADPARPRVPTGWRRRAARAPIFLFRAGLGPLLGRRVLLLHHVGRISGHDRRVVLEVVAYEAPYRSWTVASGFGPRSDWYRNLRAQPKTVVQFGNRHHAVTAHFLTPDEGADIMAHYGRRHPRTARRLCAYLGLPADGTESALCEAGRTISFVRLETDTCPPNAPRRPGQDAPTATR from the coding sequence ATGACACCTGATGAAGCGGACCCCGCCAGACCGCGCGTTCCGACCGGCTGGCGCAGGCGGGCCGCTCGCGCGCCCATCTTCCTGTTCCGAGCCGGCCTGGGACCGCTGCTCGGCAGACGGGTGCTGCTGCTGCACCACGTGGGGCGGATCAGTGGACACGACCGCCGGGTGGTTCTCGAAGTCGTGGCCTACGAAGCGCCGTATCGCTCCTGGACGGTCGCCTCCGGCTTCGGTCCGCGCTCCGACTGGTACCGCAACCTACGTGCCCAGCCGAAGACGGTCGTGCAATTCGGCAACCGCCACCACGCCGTCACCGCCCACTTCCTCACTCCGGACGAAGGCGCCGACATCATGGCGCACTACGGCCGACGCCACCCCCGCACCGCCCGCCGCCTGTGCGCCTACCTGGGACTGCCGGCCGACGGCACCGAGTCGGCCCTGTGCGAGGCCGGGCGCACGATTTCCTTCGTCCGCCTCGAAACAGACACCTGCCCACCGAACGCGCCGCGCCGCCCAGGTCAAGACGCACCGACAGCAACGAGATGA